From Carassius gibelio isolate Cgi1373 ecotype wild population from Czech Republic chromosome B21, carGib1.2-hapl.c, whole genome shotgun sequence, the proteins below share one genomic window:
- the LOC127986500 gene encoding myb-like protein X, whose translation MKSMREVDLDTYNLSLLTAKEDILNPRSSTNWALFTYDGIMNRLKLADSGVGGLKELTAKLHPRLPLYGMCRVGKAQPRIAMILWVGNEVDDCRRAECASHLPAIRAFFKEVHIFLPAHTLEEITEERICTLAYNAAVVTQGPRARPGRRTGDSQATVGTNYKRTIAAAEIQRIQRDSFWAQAEREEEERKKAEQRRAAEDKRQREKERMLQERRDAIERERRMNEKEQKINEQRRIKAQMEAEAKKREKIKWEHEEREREEEEIRARYSKSQSVEKAAEAAALVSQRTVNPREFFRQLSFPSVPTASSPSSTSPVSSPYRRLHRSQTDSIFSFNESPSSRPTSPYRSSVISPYFLSNPTSRSPILFTSTMASSLQNGAMESTKSQFQLSSPKMMEPRLQTQLSPTTNATESDILDSLVFYPPPPTPEQLQPDESQIVDEFPPPPPGFENSPELSVKLPETLDVPLDPLLPPSCVLVPEPPTKPLPALPVDPRMLKDLEAEKDFTARALVISTVEEEEEDEGNGEEDMKYEGKDVTEEEGKGGGVETGEKKNRGQEEHDGKTSEKHENEKESNGKMTERYESGKDGKMLEECKGEGKQDGDITEEHEREEDKSVQEFDSGKIMEEQESEKIRLECVLEKEKDREITEKHEEDRKYLEEQENEKNMEEYKQDGNVVEAFNSKKEQDKKNMEVFVTEKTQHEKMIEECELDGKTVEKCEEEHKSEVGEIMKEQEVDKLQDDNITEEHESQKQFKEEAGKTVEKCEEEYKSAKESDGKMMEEHGSKEKRDGKMMDGFDRDKEQDGNITEEHESERQENKDETVEKCEEECKSAKEIDEKMMEEHGSKEKRDEKNKDAFDRDKEQDGNITEEHECERQENEEDGKTVEKCEEEFKSAKEIDGKMMEEHGSKEKRDGKIMDAFDSDKEQVGNITEEHESERQENEEDGKTVEKCEEEYKSAKEIDGKIMEEDGSKEKRDGKMMDAFDRDKEQDGNITEEHERERQENEDETVEKCEEDYKCAKEIDEKMMKEHGSKEKRDEKNKDAFDRDKEQDGNITEEHESERQENEEDGKTVEKCEEEYKNAKEIDGKMMEEHGSKENRDGKIMDAFDRDKEQDVTRMEECGQENEQDGKQHSTNLEEHESENEGWKVVEVFETEKIQYVKMMEECGQENEQDGKTVEKHEHGKILAEHENENQQNYKMIEDLGIEKIHDGEFVEECEVEKEHWKVVEVSETERLQQVKIMKACEQEGINVEEHETEKEDDGEIQDSRRLDEQDWKITEMFKSEKGQDERHENGKEQEGEKEQDWKMTENCESDKIQYGNITEENENENKQDGMIENQQDIQSQDKEGMSHVDVDKAVNVTVIRKEESYTEIIKRYGTTEVGFGIEKEPLIQKEETDTVFSQHATLYPESPSPINDACIPQSISTTQDKNELQMCSAHTSSQINLPTIQVESDLSSLSNQSDSDIKEKTESIDSQVSSEISKNSPDATSAEQTPAVQDEQQTDAEMLQEDEIVDGSNDSGEGIDAESKRSPLSEHQARTGQSDDGEGLVPVRHFPEDTDSAAVDLKYCITHQLDLTNDISDVEVEEEAISLLASATDAEQNLKCDSDPDQVNKDIKHEGLQNCEIIAETPSDRRNDNRADEK comes from the exons GGCTTTATTTACCTATGATGGAATAATGAACAGACTCAAACTGGCTGATTCTGGAG TAGGTGGATTGAAAGAGCTGACGGCTAAACTTCACCCTAGACTGCCGCTTTATGGGATGTGTAGGGTGGGCAAAGCTCAACCCCGCATCGCTATGATATTATGG GTAGGAAATGAAGTTGATGACTGCCGCAGAGCTGAGTGTGCCAGCCATTTACCAGCAATCAGGGCCTTCTTTAAG GAAGTTCACATCTTTCTTCCTGCCCACACTCTGGAAGAAATCACAGAGGAGAGGATCTGTACGCTGGCCTATAATGCTGCAGTGGTAACGCAGGGGCCGAGAGCGAGACCTGGCCGCCGGACAGGAGACAGTCAGGCCACTGTG GGCACTAATTACAAGCGAACAATCGCAGCTGCAGAGATCCAGAGAATTCAGAGAGATTCTTTTTGGGCACAAGCGGAG AGAGAAGAGGAGGAAAGGAAAAAGGCGGAACAGCGGAGGGCAGCAGAGGACaagaggcagagagagaaagaacgaaTGCTTCAGGAGAGGAGAGAtgcaatagagagagagaggaggatgaatgaaaaagaacagaaaataaaCGAGCAGAG gaGAATAAAGGCGCAAATGGAGGCAGAGGCCAAGAAACGTGAGAAAATAAAATGG GAGCACGAGGAAAGGGAGCGTGAAGAAGAGGAAATCAGAGCTAGATATTCAAAATCTCAATCAGTGGAAAAAGCTGCG GAGGCAGCAGCTCTGGTGTCTCAGCGTACTGTAAACCCCAGAGAGTTTTTCAGACAACTGTCCTTCCCAAGTGTGCCCACAGCCTCCAGTCCCAGCTCCACATCTCCAG TCAGTAGTCCCTACAGACGACTGCATCGCAGTCAGACGGACAGTATCTTCAGTTTCAATGAATCACCTTCATCTAGACCTACATCTCCATACAGATCATCAGTGATTTCACCTTACTTTCTGTCGAATCCCACATCCCGGAGCCCAATCCTTTTCACTAGCACTATGGCTTCCTCACTTCAGAATGGTGCAATGGAATCTACCAAAAGCCAGTTTCAGCTATCTTCACCAAAGATGATGGAGCCACGGCTCCAAACTCAACTATCACCTACAACCAATGCAACTGAATCTGATATACTAGATAGTCTGGTCTTTTATCCACCTCCACCAACCCCTGAACAGCTCCAACCAGATGAATCCCAGATAGTGGATGAGTTTCCTCCACCTCCCCCTGGTTTTGAGAATTCACCTGAACTATCTGTGAAGCTGCCGGAGACTCTTGATGTCCCCTTAGACCCTCTTCTTCCTCCATCGTGTGTTTTGGTACCTGAGCCACCCACCAAGCCACTTCCTGCTCTGCCCGTTGATCCACGAATGCTGAAAGACCTGGAAGCGGAGAAGGATTTTACTGCTCGGGCATTGGTTATATCTacggtggaggaggaggaggaggatgaagggaATGGAGAAGAAGATATGAAATATGAGGGGAAAGATGTGACTGAAGAAGAAGGGAAGGGAGGTGGAGTTGAAactggagagaagaagaacagAGGACAAGAGGAACATGATGGGAAGACTTCggaaaaacatgaaaatgaaaaagaatcAAATGGTAAAATGACGGAGAGATATGAGAGTGGAAAAGATGGGAAGATGTTGGAAGAATGTAAGGGCGAAGGAAAACAAGATGGAGACATTACTGAAGAACATGAGCGTGAAGAAGATAAAAGTGTGCAAGAATTTGATAGTGGGAAAATTATGGAGGAACAAGAGAGTGAAAAAATAAGGTTAGAATGTGTGCTAGAAAAAGAGAAGGATAGGGAAATTACAGAAAAGCATGAGGAAGATCGAAAATATTTGGAAGAAcaggaaaatgaaaaaaacatggaAGAATATAAGCAAGATGGGAATGTTGTGGAAGCATTCAACAGTAAAAAGGAACAAGACAAGAAAAACATGGAAGTATTTGTGACTGAAAAAACACAACATGAAAAAATGATTGAAGAATGTGAGCTAGATggaaaaactgtagaaaaatgtGAGGAAGAACATAAGAGTGAAGTTGGGGAAATTATGAAAGAACAAGAAGTTGACAAATTACAAGATGACAACATCACGGAAGAACATGAAAGTCAAAAGCAATTTAAAGAGGAAGCTGGGAAAACTGTAGAAAAATGTGAAGAAGAATATAAGAGTGCAAAAGAAAGTGATGGAAAAATGATGGAAGAACATGGAAGCAAAGAAAAACGAGATGGGAAAATGATGGATGGATTTGACAGGGATAAAGAACAAGATGGGAACATCACGGAAGAACATGAAAGTGAAAGGCAAGAAAACAAGGATGAAACTGTAGAAAAATGTGAAGAAGAATGTAAGAGTGCAAAAGAAATTGATGAAAAAATGATGGAAGAACATGGAAGCAAAGAAAAACGAGATGAGAAAAATAAGGATGCATTTGACAGGGATAAAGAACAAGATGGGAACATCACGGAAGAACATGAATGTGAAAGGCAAGAAAATGAGGAAGATGGGAAAACTGTAGAAAAATGTGAAGAAGAATTTAAGAGTGCAAAAGAAATTGATGGAAAAATGATGGAAGAACATGGAAGCAAAGAAAAACGAGATGGGAAAATTATGGATGCATTTGACAGTGATAAAGAGCAAGTTGGGAACATCACGGAAGAACATGAAAGTGAAAGGCAAGAAAATGAGGAAGATGGGAAAACTGTAGAAAAATGTGAAGAAGAATATAAGAGTGCAAAAGAAATTGATGGAAAAATTATGGAAGAAGATGGAAGCAAAGAAAAACGAGATGGGAAAATGATGGATGCATTTGACAGGGATAAAGAACAAGATGGGAACATCACGGAAGAACACGAACGTGAAAGGCAAGAAAACGAGGATGAAACTGTAGAAAAATGTGAAGAAGACTATAAGTGCGCAAAAGAAATTGATGAAAAAATGATGAAAGAACATGGAAGCAAAGAAAAACGAGATGAGAAAAATAAGGATGCATTTGACAGGGATAAAGAACAAGATGGGAACATCACGGAAGAACATGAAAGTGAAAGGCAAGAAAATGAGGAAGATggaaaaactgtagaaaaatgtGAGGAAGAATATAAGAATGCAAAAGAAATTGATGGAAAAATGATGGAAGAACATGGAAGCAAAGAAAACCGGGATGGGAAAATTATGGATGCATTTGACAGGGATAAAGAACAAGATGTGACAAGGATGGAAGAATGTGGGCAAGAAAATGAGCAAGATGGAAAACAACATAGTACAAATCTGGAAGAACATGAAAGTGAAAATGAGGGTTGGAAAGTTGTGGAAGTGTTTGAGACTGAAAAAATACAATATGTGAAAATGATGGAAGAATGTGGGCAAGAAAACGAGCAAGATGggaaaactgtagaaaaacatgaACATGGGAAAATTTTGGCAGAACACGAAAACGAAAATCAACAGAATTACAAAATGATAGAAGACTTGGGGATTGAAAAAATACATGATGGAGAGTTCGTAGAAGAATGTGAAGTTGAAAAAGAACATTGGAAAGTGGTGGAAGTATCTGAGACTGAAAGACTACAACAAGTGAAAATTATGAAAGCATGTGAGCAAGAAGGAATAAATGTAGAAGAACATGAGACTGAAAAAGAGGATGATGGTGAAATCCAAGATAGTAGAAGGTTGGACGAACAGGATTGGAAAATTACAGAAATGTTTAAGAGCGAAAAGGGGCAAGATGAAAGACATGAAAATGGGAAAGAACAAGAGGGTGAAAAAGAACAGGACTGGAAAATGACAGAAAATTGTGAGAGTGATAAAATACAATATGGTAACATCACAgaggaaaatgaaaatgaaaacaaacaagatGGGATGATTGAAAACCAACAGGACATACAGAGCCAAGATAAGGAAGGAATGTCACATGTGGATGTAGATAAAGCAGTGAACGTGACTGTGATCAGGAAGGAGGAATCATACACAGAGATTATAAAGAGGTATGGGACAACAGAAGTAGGTTTCGGAATTGAGAAGGAACCTTTAATCCAGAAAGAGGAGACTGACACAGTCTTTTCCCAGCATGCAACACTTTACCCAGAATCGCCATCTCCAATCAATGACGCATGTATTCCTCAAAGTATTTCAACCACTCAAGATAAAAACGAGCTACAGATGTGCTCAGCTCATACCTCATCCCAAATAAACTTACCAACCATCCAGGTCGAGTCAGATCTTTCTAGTTTGAGCAATCAAAGCGATTCAGACATAAAAGAGAAGACTGAATCTATTGACTCTCAAGTTTCCTCAGAGATCTCCAAGAACAGCCCAGATGCCACATCAGCAGAACAGACTCCTGCAGTGCAGGATGAACAACAGACAGATGCAGAAATGCTTCAAGAGGATGAGATTGTGGACGGCAGCAATGATTCGGGTGAGGGGATTGATGCTGAGTCCAAGAGATCACCTTTATCTGAACATCAAGCCAGGACTGGACAATCAGATGATGGGGAGGGGCTTGTACCTGTCAGGCATTTCCCTGAAGACACAG ATTCTGCTGCAGTGGACCTAAAATATTGTATTACTCATCAGCTGGATCTGACCAATGACATTAGTGATGTAGAAGTAGAGGAAGAGGCTATATCACTCCTAGCCAGTGCCACAGATGCGGAGCAAAACTTAAAATGTGATTCTGACCCAGACCAAGTGAATAAAGACATTAAACATGAAGGTCTGCAGAACTGCGAAATCATCGCAGAAACACCCAGCGACAGGAGGAATGATAACAGAGCCGATGAAAAATGA